In Haliotis asinina isolate JCU_RB_2024 chromosome 16, JCU_Hal_asi_v2, whole genome shotgun sequence, the following are encoded in one genomic region:
- the LOC137268752 gene encoding mucin-22-like gives MTQPLSMPFLSQILIVTRNTAVYSGTVSITASGKTCQSWQSRSPNNHAYYSTYFDITNGDAGTGYGGASNYCRDPSGGSILPTGYVWCYLADSSGFEQSACFTKQGSTAVYSGTVAVTTSGKTCQSWQSKSPNNHAYISSYFDITNGVVGAGYGAAVTGATDCYTLSGSTAVYSGTVAITQANQPCQAWSSKTPIFHGYFSSQFDITNGAAGPGFGGANNYCRDPSGGGVNPVGYVWCFVSDGSGVWGRCNVPFCVPTTPAPAPGATPPPECYTIQGGTAVYSGSTSTTISGRPCQYWQNQSPIQHGYQSSYFDVTNGSPGSGYGGALNYCRDPSGGGISAVGFVWCYISDGTGVWEVCNIQNCAVTTTTTPTTTTTTTITTTTTPTTTPTTTSTTTEATTETTTDTTTETTDTTTDTTTDTTTDTTTDTTTDTTTDTTTDTTTDTTTDTTTDTTTDTTTDTTTDTTTDTTTDTITDTTTDTTTDTTTETTDTTTDANTDTTTDTTTDTTTDTTTDTTTDTTTDTTTDTTTDTTTDTTTDTTTDTTTDTTTDTTTDTTTDTTTDTTTDTTTDTTTDTTTDTTTDTTTDTTTDTTTDTTTDTTTDTTTDTTTDITTDTTTDTTTDTTTDTTTDTTTDTTTDTTTDTTTDTTTDTTTDTTTDTTTDTTTDTITDTTTDTTDTTTDTTTDTTTDTTTDTTTDTTTDTTTDTTTDTTTDTTTDIITDTTTDTTADTTTDTTTDTTTDTTTDTTTDITTDTTTDTTTDTTTEATTTDSSTTTAAPECFTLQNGTAVYSGMTSTTISGSSCQLWQNQFPTYHEYNVPSYFDVTNGAAGPGFAGAMNYCLAPECYTLKSGTAVYSGKTSTTANGKPCQAWQSTSPVFHIYTDPNYFTVTNGAAGPGFAGAMNYCRDPSGGSITPMGQLWCFIADGSFVWGVCDIPNCDSTTVSTEATTTESTTESTTESTTETTTETTTETTTTTPTTSETTTETTTPSTTTPTTTETTTETTTETTTPTTTTPTTTTTPTTTTTPTTTSLTTTTTSTTTTTTTITTTTTTTTTPTTTTTTTTTTTTTTTTAAPCFTLQGNTAVYSGTVSITASGKTCQSWQSRSPNNHAYYSTYFDITNGDAGTGYGGASNYCRDPSGGNILPTGYVWCYLADSSGSEQCPCFTKQGNTAVYSGTVAFTASGKTCQSWQSKSPNNHAYISSYFDITNGVTGTGYGGAGNYCRDPSGGNILPFGYLWCYLADTAGWETCAITQC, from the exons ATGACGCAGCCCCTTTCCATGCCATTTCTATCTCAGATTCTGATAGTAACGA GAAACACGGCCGTCTACAGTGGAACAGTGTCCATCACCGCATCTGGGAAAACATGTCAGTCCTGGCAGAGCAGGTCTCCAAACAACCACGCCTATTATTCAACCTACTTCGACATCACCAACGGCGACGCTGGCACCGGCTACGGTGGTGCCAGCAACTACTGCCGCGACCCTTCAGGGGGCAGCATCCTCCCAACCGGATATGTGTGGTGCTATCTCGCAGACAGCAGCGGATTTGAGCAGT CCGCCTGTTTTACCAAACAAGGAAGTACGGCCGTCTACAGTGGAACAGTGGCCGTCACTACATCTGGGAAAACATGCCAGTCCTGGCAGAGCAAATCTCCCAACAACCACGCGTATATCTCCAGCTACTTCGACATCACCAACGGCGTCGTAGGCGCCGGTTACGGTGCCGCAG TGACAGGTGCGACTGACTGCTACACCCTCAGCGGCAGCACTGCCGTATACAGCGGCACCGTGGCCATTACACAGGCCAACCAGCCATGTCAAGCTTGGTCAAGTAAGACACCCATCTTCCATGGGTACTTCTCAAGCCAGTTCGACATTACCAACGGCGCTGCTGGACCGGGATTCGGTGGAGCCAACAACTACTGCCGAGATCCGTCAGGAGGAGGGGTTAATCCTGTTGGATATGTCTGGTGCTTCGTCAGCGACGGTTCTGGAGTATGGGGCAGATGCAACGTCCCATTTTGCGTCCCTACGACTCCAGCCCCCGCTCCCGGAGCTACAC CGCCTCCCGAGTGTTACACGATACAGGGGGGTACTGCCGTCTACAGCGGTTCAACGTCTACCACCATCAGTGGACGACCGTGCCAGTACTGGCAGAACCAGTCCCCGATTCAGCATGGGTACCAATCCAGCTACTTTGACGTTACCAATGGCAGTCCCGGATCCGGCTACGGTGGTGCCCTGAACTACTGTAGAGATCCTTCAGGGGGTGGTATATCCGCGGTGGGGTTTGTGTGGTGTTACATCAGCGATGGTACTGGAGTCTGGGAAGTTTGCAATATTCAGAACTGTGCTGTAACGACTACAACAACtcctacaacaactactaccacGACGATCACGACGACGACTACTCCTACGACAACTCCAACGACAACTTCTACAACAACGGAAGCAACAACCGAAACAACAACTGACACGACTACTGAAACAACGGACACAACCACTGATACAACTACTGAcacaacaacagacacaacTACAGACACAACTACAGACACAACCACTGATACAACCACAGACACAACTACTGACACAACAACGGACACAACTACAGACACAACCACTGATACAACTACAGACACAACTACTGAtacaacaacagacacaaccaCTGATACAATTACAGACACAACAACGGACACAACCACTGACACGACTACTGAAACAACGGACACAACCACTGATGCAAATACTGAtacaacaacagacacaacTACAGACACAACTACAGACACAACCACTGAtacaacaacagacacaacTACAGACACAACCACTGATACAACTACAGACACAACAACCGACACAACCACAGACACAACTACTGAtacaacaacagacacaaccaCTGATACAACTACAGACACAACAACGGACACAACCACTGATACAACTACAGACACAACTACTGAtacaacaacagacacaacTACAGACACAACCACAGACACAACTACTGATACAACTACAGACACAACAACGGACACAACCACTGATACAACTACAGACACAACCACTGATACAACAACAGACATAACTACAGACACAACCACAGACACAACAACGGACACAACTACAGACACAACCACAGACACAACTACTGATACAACTACAGACACAACAACGGACACAACCACAGACACAACTACTGATACAACTACAGACACAACAACGGACACAACTACTGATACAACTACAGACACAATTACTGATACAACGACGGACACAACAGATACAACGACGGACACAACCACAGACACAACTACTGATACAACAACGGACACCACCACAGACACAACAACGGACACAACAACAGATACAACCACGGACACAACTACTGATACAACAACAGACATAATTACGGACACAACAACGGACACTACCGCAGACACAACAACGGACACCACCACAGATACAACCACGGACACAACTACTGATACAACAACGGACATAACTACGGACACAACTACTGACACAACCACAGACACAACTACTGAGGCAACAACAACGGATTCATCAACCACAACAG CTGCGCCGGAATGTTTCACACTACAAAATGGCACCGCCGTCTACAGCGGCATGACATCGACAACTATCAGTGGAAGTTCATGTCAACTGTGGCAGAACCAGTTTCCGACCTATCATGAGTACAACGTTCCTTCCTACTTCGACGTCACCAACGGCGCCGCTGGTCCCGGTTTCGCTGGTGCCATGAACTATTGTC TTGCCCCGGAATGCTACACGCTGAAATCAGGCACGGCAGTCTACAGCGGTAAGACGTCGACGACGGCTAACGGCAAGCCATGCCAGGCGTGGCAAAGCACGTCTCCTGTGTTCCATATTTATACGGACCCTAACTACTTCACCGTAACTAACGGAGCGGCTGGCCCGGGATTCGCTGGCGCCATGAACTACTGTCGCGATCCTTCAGGAGGGTCGATCACCCCTATGGGACAACTATGGTGTTTTATTGCCGACGGCAGTTTTGTATGGGGAGTGTGCGATATTCCAAACTGTGACTCCACCACTGTATCAACGGAGGCAACGACGACCGAGTCAACGACAGAGTCAACGACAGAGTCAACGACAGAAACAACAACTGAAACAACAACTGAAACGACAACCACAACTCCAACGACATCTGAAACGACAACTGAAACAACAACCCCATCGACAACTACACCAACGACAACTGAAACAACAACTGAAACAACTACTGAAACCACAACACCAACGACAACTACACCAACGACAACAACTACACCAACGACAACTACTACACCAACAACTACTTCATTGACTACAACCACTACatctactacaactacaacgacAACGATCACCACCACGACAACAACTaccacaacaccaacaacaacgaCTACGACAACAACTACAACGACCACCACTACCACAACAGCAG CCCCATGTTTTACACTGCAAGGAAACACGGCCGTCTACAGTGGAACAGTGTCCATCACCGCATCTGGGAAAACATGTCAGTCCTGGCAGAGCAGGTCTCCAAACAACCATGCCTATTATTCAACCTACTTCGACATCACCAACGGCGACGCTGGCACCGGCTACGGTGGTGCCAGCAACTACTGCCGCGACCCTTCAGGGGGCAACATCCTCCCAACCGGATATGTGTGGTGCTATCTCGCAGACAGCAGCGGATCAGAGCAGT